Proteins from a single region of Undibacterium sp. KW1:
- a CDS encoding L-threonylcarbamoyladenylate synthase codes for MKPVASTPCAIAEAAEALERGQLVAFPTETVYGLGADAENPTAVANIYAAKGRPSNHPVIVHVAPGADISYWAKDIPAEAHQLIAAFWPGPLTLILKRADHIPDAVSGGQDTVGIRCPSHPVAQELLRAFKAGKGGVAAPSANKFGHVSPTMAAHVEEEFEQEIQPGGLIAHILDGGQSDVGIESTIVDLSRLATHGPVLLRPGHITVAQMAAVLGTTPAAPDAAAPRASGTLDAHYAPHTPVILVEAAELDDTVNRLHAKNKKLALMSYQTHPAIQAEAWRHLPADPVGYAHDLYAGLRELDHANADLILVEALPQDKDWQGVNDRLRRAAFDSRDVLQEMLR; via the coding sequence ATGAAGCCAGTCGCCAGCACGCCTTGCGCTATTGCCGAAGCGGCAGAAGCACTCGAACGCGGCCAATTGGTCGCCTTCCCGACCGAGACCGTGTATGGCCTGGGTGCGGATGCAGAAAACCCCACCGCCGTCGCCAACATCTACGCCGCCAAGGGTAGACCATCGAATCATCCTGTGATTGTCCATGTTGCCCCTGGTGCAGACATCAGCTACTGGGCCAAGGACATCCCGGCAGAAGCACACCAGCTCATCGCGGCCTTCTGGCCCGGCCCGCTGACCCTGATTTTAAAACGCGCCGACCATATTCCCGATGCCGTCTCCGGCGGGCAAGACACGGTAGGCATACGCTGCCCATCGCACCCCGTGGCACAAGAACTCTTGCGCGCCTTCAAGGCAGGCAAGGGCGGTGTCGCTGCACCATCGGCCAATAAATTCGGCCACGTCAGCCCCACCATGGCAGCGCATGTGGAAGAAGAATTCGAACAAGAGATACAACCCGGCGGCCTCATCGCCCACATACTTGACGGCGGCCAGAGCGATGTCGGCATAGAATCAACCATCGTCGATCTCAGCCGCCTCGCTACCCACGGCCCCGTGCTGCTGCGTCCAGGGCACATCACCGTCGCCCAAATGGCCGCCGTCCTGGGTACCACACCAGCAGCACCAGATGCCGCCGCACCTCGCGCATCCGGCACGCTGGATGCCCATTACGCGCCGCATACACCTGTGATTTTGGTCGAAGCTGCAGAGCTCGACGACACAGTCAATCGCCTGCACGCCAAAAATAAAAAACTCGCCCTCATGAGCTACCAGACCCACCCCGCCATCCAGGCAGAAGCATGGCGCCACCTGCCCGCCGACCCGGTAGGCTACGCCCATGACTTATACGCAGGCCTGCGCGAGCTTGATCATGCCAACGCTGATTTGATTTTGGTGGAAGCCCTGCCGCAGGACAAAGACTGGCAAGGTGTGAACGACCGTTTGCGCCGCGCAGCATTTGATTCGCGGGATGTGTTGCAAGAGATGTTGAGATAA